One part of the Solanum dulcamara chromosome 8, daSolDulc1.2, whole genome shotgun sequence genome encodes these proteins:
- the LOC129900000 gene encoding flowering time control protein FPA-like, translated as MVATDSGGGGGGNNLPSKVLCISYPPLVHLDNDMIHNAMILLGEINRIRTFYDKNISLVEFRSTEEAQRAKEGLQGKLYNDPRITIDYSSNENDSSYPHKRTSDRGPVLDEHYGLGPFGSNVPSGPATVSQANNSDARISPGKHYSVHDYIWRGIIAKNGASVCRAVSVPIGESIRCELPDVVNCSARTGLDRLTKHYADAAVGFSIIFFLPDSDNDSALYEEFLRYLSSKDRAGVAKLGDGTHMFLVPPSDFIRKVLKVDGPPCLYGVVLKSAPSGTSFPPESYQPRYVDSPELTSSQIVQSRPLLTSDLIASLSNFQPSGRVEGNAGASAGIPASDITVAPESWRYVDR; from the exons ATGGTAGCGACTgatagtggtggtggtggtggcggCAACAAT ttGCCTAGTAAAGTGTTGTGTATAAGTTATCCTCCATTGGTCCATTTGGATAACGACATGATACACAATGCCATGATTCTTCTTGGTGAGATTAATCGAATCAGAACATTTTATGATAAGAATATCTCACTGGTTGAGTTTAGAAGCACGGAGGAAGCCCAGCGTGCTAAAGAGGGCTTGCAGGGAAAGCTTTACAATGATCCCAGAATCACTATAGACTATTCAAGCAATGAAAATGATAGTTCTTATCCTCATAAAAGAACAAGTGATCGAGGTCCTGTGTTGGACGAACACTATGGTTTGGGTCCATTTGGAAGCAATGTTCCTTCAGGTCCTGCTACGGTCAGTCAAGCAAACAACAGTGATGCAAGAATCTCTCCTGGAAAGCACTATTCTGTCCATGACTATATATGGCGTGGCATTATCGCCAAGAATGGAGCATCTGTGTGTCGTGCTGTCTCTGTTCCTATTGGGGAAAGTATAAGATGTGAGCT CCCTGATGTAGTCAACTGCTCAGCCAGAACGGGGTTAGACAGGTTGACTAAACACTATGCAGATGCTGCTGTCGGGTTCAGCATCATTTTCTTCTTGCCTGATTCTGATAACGATTCTGCCTTATACGAAGAGTTTTTGAGGTATCTGAGTTCAAAAGATCGTGCTGGGGTTGCGAAACTTGGTGACGGAACCCACATGTTCTTGGTGCCACCTTCAGACTTCATTAGGAAGGTTCTGAAAGTTGATGGTCCCCCGTGTCTTTATGGTGTGGTTTTAAAGTCTGCACCTAGTGGCACATCCTTTCCACCAGAGTCCTATCAACCTCGATACGTGGATTCACCAGAGCTAACATCCTCTCAGATTGTGCAATCAAGGCCCTTGTTAACATCTGACCTTATTGCAAGTCTAAGTAATTTTCAGCCATCAGGCAGAGTGGAAGGAAATGCAGGAGCGTCTGCTGGTATTCCTGCATCGGATATTACTGTTGCGCCAGAGTCTTGGAGATATGTTGATCGGTAG